In Sphingomonas sp. PAMC26645, one DNA window encodes the following:
- a CDS encoding acyl-CoA dehydrogenase C-terminal domain-containing protein encodes MPQYTPPVRDTRFVLEHVVGLDRYNNLPGFDAASPDVVDAVLEEGGKFVAEVLFPLNLSGDQQGCTRHEDGSVTTPDGFKEAYKQYVESGWATLGNQPEYGGQGMPHVVSTAFQEYMISSNMAFAMYPGLTHGAIAALIAKGSDAQKAMYVPKMVSGEWGGTMNLTEPQCGTDLGLIRTKAEPQADGSYAITGTKIFISSGEHDLTENIIHLVLAKTPGAPDSSKGISLFVVPKFLVEEDGSLGARNGVTCGSIEHKMGIHANSTCVMNYDSATGWLVGEEMKGLAAMFIMMNAARLGVGLQGLGVAEVAYQNAVQYAQDRRQGRALTGPKEPQEKADTLFVHPDIRRMLMEGKSLTEGLRALILWTALQADLEHHAETEEERQLAGDIISLLTPVIKGYGTDMGYAIATNAQQVYGGHGYIAEWGMEQYVRDARIAMIYEGTNGVQAMDLVGRKLAQNGGRGIQAFFKLVADDVAAAKGDEATASFAEALEKANGQLQAATMWFMANGMKNPENVGAGAVSYMHLMGIVAVGVMWLRMAVAAAKLKAAGEGEAAFLDAKLVTARFYAERILPDAGALRRKIESGAESLMALPPEMFMAA; translated from the coding sequence ATGCCCCAGTATACGCCCCCCGTCCGCGACACGCGTTTCGTCCTCGAGCATGTCGTCGGTCTCGATCGCTACAATAACCTCCCCGGCTTCGATGCGGCCTCGCCCGACGTCGTCGACGCGGTGCTGGAGGAAGGCGGCAAGTTCGTCGCCGAAGTGCTGTTCCCGCTCAACCTGTCGGGCGACCAGCAGGGTTGCACGCGGCACGAGGACGGCTCGGTGACGACGCCGGACGGCTTCAAGGAAGCGTATAAGCAATATGTCGAGAGCGGCTGGGCGACGCTCGGCAACCAGCCCGAATATGGCGGGCAGGGCATGCCGCACGTCGTGTCGACCGCGTTCCAGGAATACATGATCTCGTCGAACATGGCGTTCGCGATGTATCCCGGGCTCACGCACGGTGCGATCGCCGCGCTGATCGCCAAGGGTTCGGATGCGCAGAAGGCGATGTACGTGCCGAAGATGGTGTCGGGCGAATGGGGCGGCACCATGAACCTGACCGAGCCGCAGTGCGGCACCGATCTCGGCCTGATCCGCACCAAGGCCGAGCCGCAGGCGGATGGCTCGTACGCGATCACCGGCACCAAGATCTTCATCTCGAGCGGTGAGCATGACCTGACCGAGAATATCATCCACCTCGTGCTGGCCAAGACGCCGGGCGCGCCGGACAGCTCGAAGGGCATCTCGCTGTTCGTCGTGCCGAAGTTCCTCGTCGAGGAGGACGGGTCGCTCGGCGCGCGCAACGGCGTCACCTGCGGCTCGATCGAGCACAAGATGGGCATTCACGCGAACTCGACCTGCGTGATGAACTATGATTCGGCGACCGGCTGGCTGGTCGGCGAGGAGATGAAGGGCCTCGCCGCGATGTTCATCATGATGAACGCGGCTCGTCTCGGCGTCGGTCTCCAGGGTCTCGGCGTGGCCGAAGTCGCCTACCAGAATGCGGTCCAGTACGCGCAGGACCGTCGGCAGGGCCGCGCGCTGACCGGGCCGAAGGAGCCGCAGGAGAAGGCGGACACGCTGTTCGTCCATCCCGACATCCGCCGCATGCTGATGGAGGGCAAGTCGCTGACCGAAGGCCTGCGCGCGCTGATCCTGTGGACCGCGCTGCAGGCCGATCTAGAGCATCACGCCGAAACCGAGGAGGAGCGCCAGCTGGCCGGCGACATCATCTCGCTGCTGACCCCGGTTATCAAGGGCTATGGCACCGATATGGGCTATGCGATCGCGACCAACGCGCAGCAAGTGTACGGCGGCCACGGCTATATCGCCGAATGGGGCATGGAACAGTATGTCCGCGATGCCCGGATCGCGATGATCTACGAGGGCACCAACGGCGTTCAGGCGATGGATCTGGTCGGACGCAAGCTCGCGCAGAACGGTGGACGCGGGATCCAGGCGTTCTTCAAGCTGGTGGCGGACGACGTTGCTGCGGCGAAGGGCGATGAAGCGACCGCATCGTTTGCCGAAGCGCTGGAGAAGGCGAACGGCCAGCTTCAGGCGGCGACGATGTGGTTCATGGCGAACGGCATGAAGAACCCCGAGAACGTCGGCGCCGGTGCGGTCAGCTACATGCACCTGATGGGAATCGTCGCGGTCGGCGTCATGTGGCTGCGGATGGCGGTCGCTGCGGCGAAGCTGAAGGCAGCGGGTGAGGGCGAGGCTGCGTTTCTCGACGCCAAGCTGGTGACGGCGCGCTTCTATGCCGAGCGGATCCTGCCGGATGCGGGCGCGCTGCGTCGGAAGATCGAGAGTGGGGCGGAGTCGCTGATGGCACTGCCGCCCGAGATGTTCATGGCCGCCTGA
- a CDS encoding SDR family NAD(P)-dependent oxidoreductase, which produces MTDKPLEGRLALVTGASRGIGAATAIALAANGAHVVLTARTPGGLEEVEATIHAAGGSATIAPLDLAESEAIGRLATAIGDRWDALDILVLNAGMLGSLSSVPAIDPKEMAQVLTLNVSAQAALIAAFDPMLKKAKSAKVIGVTSSVGRKPRAYWGLYGASKAAFETLLGAYGDEMAEISAIRTAIVDPGATRTKMRARAYPGEDPNSVKEPTVVADRIVALAIEGFEAGHFERVG; this is translated from the coding sequence ATGACGGACAAGCCTCTTGAAGGCCGGCTGGCGCTGGTCACTGGTGCCAGCCGCGGCATCGGCGCTGCGACGGCGATCGCGCTGGCGGCAAATGGCGCGCATGTCGTCCTGACGGCGCGTACGCCGGGTGGTCTCGAAGAGGTCGAGGCGACGATCCATGCCGCGGGTGGTTCGGCGACGATCGCCCCGCTCGATCTGGCCGAAAGTGAAGCCATCGGGCGGCTGGCGACGGCGATCGGCGATCGCTGGGATGCGCTCGACATCCTCGTCCTTAACGCGGGCATGCTCGGTTCGCTGTCGTCGGTCCCCGCGATCGATCCGAAGGAAATGGCGCAGGTTCTGACGCTCAACGTCAGCGCACAGGCCGCGCTAATCGCGGCGTTCGATCCGATGTTGAAGAAGGCCAAGTCCGCCAAAGTAATCGGCGTGACCTCCAGCGTAGGCCGCAAGCCCCGCGCGTACTGGGGCCTCTACGGCGCTTCGAAGGCTGCATTCGAGACGCTGCTTGGCGCATACGGTGACGAGATGGCGGAGATCAGTGCAATCCGTACCGCGATTGTCGATCCCGGCGCGACGCGGACCAAGATGCGTGCGCGCGCCTATCCGGGCGAGGATCCGAACTCGGTCAAGGAACCGACAGTTGTGGCAGATCGCATCGTCGCGCTGGCAATCGAAGGCTTCGAAGCCGGTCACTTCGAGCGGGTCGGCTAA
- a CDS encoding MFS transporter yields MAPTTDPHQHPLRIANFRAYWLSRFTGTIAVSAMSIVIGWQVYNIARETMDIRQAAFMLGMIGFAQFVPLFLLTPITGLVADSFDRRWIVRGTTALLVLTAATLWLLTWTGHLTLGVLFVAAVAFGVARAFSGPAYSALAPNLVPRAVLPTAIAISSIAWQVGTIAGPSVGGLLYAIHPEVAYGVATILFVVALLFMFLIGPVPQPAAQTDHRPLARIIEGFTYVRRNRLVLATITLDLFAVLLAGATSLLPVYSRDILHVGSQGLGVLAAGMGIGAAVTAIWFSVRPMSTNVGVKMLIAVVVFGLAILTFGVATPIVNLLGIAPGTIAGIPVQPAFVLSLVALIVAGGADMISVYVRQSLIQLHTPDAMRGRVSAVSQLTISASNELGEFESGVMASLLGPVGAVVFGGVGAIAITIGWARLFPELKAAKTFDPPEMLETEPQHGEAKP; encoded by the coding sequence ATGGCTCCCACGACAGACCCCCACCAGCATCCCTTACGGATCGCCAATTTCCGCGCCTATTGGCTGTCCCGTTTCACCGGCACCATAGCCGTCAGCGCGATGTCGATCGTGATCGGCTGGCAGGTCTACAACATCGCCCGCGAGACGATGGACATCCGCCAGGCGGCCTTCATGCTCGGCATGATCGGGTTCGCGCAGTTCGTGCCGTTGTTCCTCCTCACCCCGATCACCGGCCTGGTCGCGGACAGCTTCGACCGCCGCTGGATCGTCCGCGGCACGACGGCTCTGCTGGTGCTAACCGCCGCGACGTTGTGGTTACTGACCTGGACCGGCCACCTCACGCTTGGCGTACTGTTCGTCGCTGCGGTAGCCTTCGGCGTCGCCCGAGCGTTCTCCGGCCCGGCCTATTCTGCGCTGGCCCCCAACCTAGTCCCCCGCGCGGTACTCCCGACCGCGATCGCGATCAGCTCGATCGCCTGGCAGGTCGGCACGATCGCGGGCCCTAGCGTCGGCGGCCTCCTCTACGCGATCCACCCGGAGGTCGCCTACGGCGTCGCGACGATCCTGTTCGTCGTCGCGCTGCTATTCATGTTCCTGATCGGTCCGGTGCCTCAGCCCGCCGCGCAGACCGATCACCGCCCCCTCGCCCGCATCATCGAGGGCTTCACCTATGTCCGTCGCAACCGCCTCGTCCTCGCGACGATCACGCTGGACCTGTTCGCGGTGCTGCTGGCCGGCGCGACCTCGCTGCTCCCGGTCTACTCGCGCGACATCCTCCACGTCGGCTCGCAGGGGCTCGGCGTTCTCGCGGCGGGCATGGGGATCGGCGCGGCGGTGACGGCGATCTGGTTCTCGGTCCGCCCGATGAGCACCAATGTCGGCGTGAAGATGCTGATCGCCGTCGTCGTGTTCGGCCTCGCGATCCTGACCTTCGGCGTCGCCACACCGATCGTAAACCTGCTCGGCATCGCACCCGGCACAATCGCCGGCATCCCCGTCCAGCCGGCCTTCGTCCTCAGCCTCGTCGCGCTGATCGTCGCGGGCGGCGCGGACATGATTTCGGTCTATGTCCGCCAGTCGCTGATCCAGCTCCACACCCCAGACGCGATGCGCGGCCGCGTCAGCGCGGTATCGCAGCTCACCATCTCAGCCTCGAACGAACTCGGTGAATTCGAGAGCGGCGTGATGGCGTCGTTGCTCGGTCCGGTCGGCGCGGTGGTGTTCGGCGGCGTCGGTGCTATTGCGATCACGATCGGCTGGGCGCGACTGTTCCCGGAACTCAAGGCGGCCAAAACCTTTGACCCGCCTGAGATGTTAGAGACCGAACCTCAGCACGGAGAAGCCAAGCCATGA
- the cysK gene encoding cysteine synthase A, giving the protein MKANSILDTIGNTPHVRLSKLFPESEVWVKSERSNPGGSIKDRIALAMIEAAEKDGHLQPGGTIIEPTSGNTGIGLALVAAVKGYKIVLVMPESMSIERRRLMLAYGATFDLTPREKGMKGAIERAKELVEQTPGSWMPQQFENPANIAVHVATTAQEILADFRDTPIDVIITGVGTGGHITGVAEALKKEWPSLKVYAVEPAASPVIAGGQPGPHPIQGIGAGFIPVNLHTQALDGVIEVDAAVAKDMARRSATEEGMLVGISSGATLAAILQKLPDLPDNVRVLGFNYDTGERYLSVPDFLPEQ; this is encoded by the coding sequence ATGAAGGCCAACTCGATCCTCGACACGATCGGCAACACGCCGCACGTCCGCCTGTCGAAGCTGTTCCCCGAATCCGAAGTCTGGGTGAAGTCGGAGCGCTCGAACCCCGGCGGCTCGATCAAGGACCGCATCGCGCTCGCCATGATCGAGGCGGCGGAGAAGGACGGTCACCTCCAGCCCGGCGGCACGATCATCGAGCCGACCAGCGGCAACACCGGCATCGGCCTGGCGCTCGTCGCCGCGGTAAAGGGGTACAAGATCGTCCTCGTCATGCCCGAGAGCATGTCGATCGAACGCCGCCGCCTGATGCTCGCATACGGCGCAACCTTCGACCTGACCCCGCGCGAGAAGGGCATGAAGGGCGCGATCGAGCGTGCGAAGGAACTGGTCGAGCAGACGCCAGGCTCGTGGATGCCGCAGCAGTTCGAAAACCCTGCGAACATCGCTGTGCATGTCGCTACGACCGCACAGGAAATCCTCGCCGACTTCCGCGATACACCGATCGACGTGATCATCACCGGCGTGGGCACCGGCGGCCACATCACCGGCGTCGCCGAGGCGCTGAAGAAGGAATGGCCGTCGCTCAAGGTCTACGCGGTCGAGCCCGCCGCGTCGCCGGTCATCGCGGGTGGCCAGCCGGGGCCGCACCCGATCCAGGGCATCGGCGCGGGCTTCATCCCGGTGAACCTCCACACGCAGGCACTCGACGGCGTGATCGAGGTCGACGCCGCGGTGGCCAAGGACATGGCGCGGCGCTCGGCGACCGAAGAGGGCATGCTGGTCGGCATCAGCTCGGGCGCGACGCTCGCAGCGATCCTTCAGAAGCTCCCCGATCTGCCTGACAACGTTCGGGTTCTCGGGTTCAACTACGACACCGGCGAGCGCTATCTGTCGGTCCCGGACTTCCTGCCCGAACAGTGA
- the hisI gene encoding phosphoribosyl-AMP cyclohydrolase, with translation MTHSRDTGLTLDPKFDSAGLVTAVVTDRVSGDVLMVAHMNAEALAETQATGEAHFWSRSREKLWKKGETSGNVLRVAELRIDCDQDAVWVIADAAGPACHTGERTCFFRRIEGGKLVPAE, from the coding sequence ATGACACACAGCCGCGACACGGGCCTGACGCTCGATCCGAAATTCGATTCCGCCGGGCTCGTGACTGCGGTCGTCACCGATCGCGTATCGGGCGACGTGCTGATGGTCGCGCATATGAACGCAGAGGCGCTGGCGGAGACGCAGGCGACCGGCGAGGCGCATTTCTGGTCGCGGAGCCGCGAGAAGCTCTGGAAGAAGGGTGAGACGTCGGGGAACGTGCTCCGCGTCGCCGAGTTGCGGATCGACTGCGATCAGGATGCGGTGTGGGTGATCGCGGATGCCGCAGGGCCGGCGTGCCATACCGGCGAGCGCACCTGCTTCTTCCGGCGGATCGAGGGGGGCAAGTTGGTGCCTGCCGAATGA
- a CDS encoding cyclopropane-fatty-acyl-phospholipid synthase family protein — protein MTAVPAFDDVPAAQVSPVARIVAPVFHHLLDRIDAGLESGGIDAHLPDGTRRLIGGRAPGPLPVVVVHRWRALVRLATAGSVGWYEGWAAGDWSSPDPVPLFDLFMRNRRSLGSSARSGGVVRLAARAWHRMRRNDPTGSRKNIAAHYDLGNDFYETWLDPSLTYSSAIFTEPMDDAEPHEAAQATKLRAILDRTGARAGDTILEIGCGWGSFAEMAARAGVGVDALTLSVEQKRQVDDRIAAAGLEGVQVALTDYRDVTGTYDAVASIEMVEAVGEEYWPVYLDAIARALKPGGRAALQYISIDDAIFDSYSRSVDFIQRYVFPGGMLLSEPRFRALAEARGLAWEDRRGFGLHYAETLQRWRVAFDAAVAEGRLPARFDARFVALWRYYLMYCEGGFLGGGIDVAQVTLVKR, from the coding sequence ATGACCGCCGTTCCCGCTTTCGACGATGTGCCCGCCGCGCAGGTTTCCCCGGTCGCGCGCATCGTCGCGCCGGTGTTCCACCACCTGCTCGACCGGATAGATGCCGGGCTGGAGAGCGGCGGCATCGATGCGCACTTGCCCGACGGAACGCGGCGGCTGATCGGCGGGCGTGCGCCCGGGCCTTTGCCGGTCGTCGTCGTACATCGCTGGCGCGCGCTGGTGAGGCTGGCGACGGCCGGGTCGGTCGGCTGGTACGAGGGCTGGGCGGCAGGCGACTGGTCGAGCCCCGATCCGGTGCCGCTATTCGACCTGTTCATGCGCAACCGCCGCTCGCTCGGGAGTTCGGCACGGTCGGGCGGCGTGGTGCGGCTGGCGGCGCGGGCTTGGCACCGGATGCGACGGAACGACCCGACTGGCTCGCGCAAGAACATCGCCGCGCATTACGACCTCGGCAACGACTTCTACGAGACTTGGCTCGATCCCAGCCTGACCTATTCGAGCGCGATCTTTACCGAGCCGATGGACGATGCCGAACCGCATGAGGCGGCGCAGGCGACCAAGCTGCGTGCGATCCTCGACCGGACTGGGGCGCGGGCAGGCGACACTATCCTGGAGATCGGCTGCGGTTGGGGATCGTTCGCCGAGATGGCAGCGCGCGCGGGTGTCGGCGTTGATGCGCTGACGCTATCGGTCGAGCAGAAGCGCCAGGTCGACGATCGGATCGCGGCGGCGGGGCTTGAGGGGGTGCAGGTGGCGCTGACCGATTACCGCGACGTCACCGGCACCTATGATGCGGTGGCAAGCATCGAGATGGTCGAGGCGGTCGGCGAGGAATATTGGCCGGTGTATCTCGACGCGATCGCGCGCGCGTTGAAGCCAGGCGGGCGTGCGGCATTGCAGTATATCTCGATCGACGATGCGATTTTTGACTCCTATTCGCGGAGTGTCGATTTCATCCAGCGCTACGTGTTTCCGGGCGGGATGCTGTTGTCGGAGCCGCGGTTTCGCGCGCTTGCGGAGGCGCGTGGGTTGGCGTGGGAGGACCGGCGCGGGTTCGGACTGCACTATGCCGAGACGTTGCAGCGGTGGCGGGTCGCGTTCGATGCGGCGGTCGCGGAAGGGCGGTTGCCGGCGCGGTTCGATGCGCGGTTTGTGGCGTTGTGGCGCTACTATCTGATGTATTGCGAGGGCGGGTTTCTCGGCGGCGGGATCGATGTCGCGCAGGTTACGCTGGTGAAGCGGTAG
- a CDS encoding MerR family DNA-binding transcriptional regulator — MATQASPRLQATPQSYAVIEPRHDRESFTISDLSAEFDVTARALRFYEDEGLIAPERRGTQRIYSHRDRARLAWILRGKRVGFSLGEIREMIDLYDLGDGRRAQRQVVIERSQARIALLTAQKRDIDLAIDELTSFVALLEVSRAQDNQG, encoded by the coding sequence ATGGCGACACAAGCATCCCCTCGATTGCAGGCGACCCCGCAATCCTACGCGGTGATCGAGCCTCGGCATGATCGCGAAAGCTTCACGATCTCCGACCTCTCCGCCGAGTTCGACGTCACCGCGCGGGCGTTGCGGTTCTACGAGGACGAGGGCCTGATCGCGCCTGAGCGTCGTGGCACGCAGCGCATCTATTCGCATCGTGATCGCGCGCGGCTTGCCTGGATCCTGCGCGGCAAGCGCGTCGGGTTCAGCCTCGGCGAGATCCGCGAGATGATCGACCTCTACGATCTCGGCGACGGTCGGCGTGCGCAGCGCCAGGTCGTGATCGAGCGCAGCCAGGCGCGGATCGCGCTGCTGACCGCGCAGAAGCGCGACATCGATCTCGCCATCGACGAACTCACCAGTTTCGTGGCCCTCCTCGAAGTGAGCCGCGCCCAGGACAACCAAGGATAA
- a CDS encoding cell wall hydrolase — protein MTAELSARGTTVLRAILVGVSALAIVGPALVVANPPTIVHASKRVKLPAGRVVPQAEVPEVEPVKFVDLSPEDARAFNATVPFSTDPNPAARPFRFAGGPEDLARATDCMAAGILYEAGDDTLGERAVAQVVLNRLRHPAFPKTVCGVVFEGQDRSTGCQFSFSCDGALTRWHPTEDAWRRAREVAAASLSGAVFKQVGYATHYHTDWVVPYWQSSLDKIAAVNTHLFFRWSGWWGTPPAFGRHPETVEPVIAQLAELSDAHKTGAALAEADAALAEASIAMGFGPVTETTAAPAAPFDGDTILVALPRGQTADGLTALAAQACGDKPFCRYMAWTDGSKAATSLPLAPAQTAALSFSYLRDRASGYEKSLWNCRQFKRADPTQCMKVQATLTAVPVPAAVAPTAPAGAELNGVRRKTVVATPPLPATTPASTAAPK, from the coding sequence GTGACAGCAGAGCTTTCCGCGCGCGGCACGACGGTGCTGCGCGCCATCCTCGTCGGCGTCTCCGCGCTGGCGATCGTCGGGCCTGCGCTGGTCGTCGCCAACCCGCCCACGATCGTCCACGCCTCGAAGCGGGTGAAGCTGCCCGCGGGCCGGGTCGTGCCGCAAGCCGAAGTGCCTGAGGTCGAGCCGGTCAAGTTCGTCGATCTCAGCCCCGAGGACGCGCGTGCGTTCAACGCGACCGTGCCGTTCTCGACCGATCCCAACCCGGCGGCACGACCGTTTCGCTTTGCCGGTGGGCCAGAGGATCTGGCGCGCGCGACGGACTGCATGGCGGCGGGCATCCTCTACGAGGCGGGCGATGATACGCTTGGCGAACGCGCGGTCGCGCAGGTCGTGCTGAACCGCTTGCGCCACCCGGCCTTTCCGAAGACCGTGTGCGGCGTCGTGTTCGAGGGGCAGGACCGTTCGACCGGCTGCCAGTTCAGCTTCAGCTGCGACGGCGCGCTCACGCGGTGGCATCCGACGGAGGACGCGTGGCGTCGGGCGCGCGAAGTGGCTGCGGCGTCGCTGTCGGGCGCGGTGTTCAAGCAAGTTGGTTACGCGACGCACTACCATACCGACTGGGTGGTGCCGTACTGGCAGTCGAGCCTCGACAAGATCGCCGCGGTGAACACGCATCTGTTCTTCCGCTGGTCGGGCTGGTGGGGCACGCCGCCTGCGTTCGGCCGTCATCCGGAGACCGTCGAGCCGGTCATCGCCCAGCTTGCCGAGCTGTCGGACGCGCACAAAACCGGCGCTGCGTTGGCTGAGGCGGATGCGGCGCTGGCGGAGGCTTCGATCGCGATGGGGTTTGGACCAGTTACCGAAACGACGGCTGCTCCCGCGGCGCCATTCGATGGCGATACTATCCTCGTAGCCCTGCCGCGTGGCCAGACCGCCGACGGACTCACTGCGCTTGCGGCTCAAGCGTGCGGGGACAAGCCGTTCTGCCGGTACATGGCGTGGACCGACGGCAGCAAGGCGGCGACGTCGCTCCCGTTGGCACCGGCACAGACGGCGGCGCTCAGTTTCAGTTATCTGCGGGATCGGGCCAGCGGCTACGAGAAGTCGCTGTGGAACTGCCGCCAGTTCAAACGCGCCGATCCGACGCAGTGCATGAAGGTTCAGGCGACGCTGACGGCTGTGCCGGTGCCTGCCGCCGTTGCGCCAACTGCTCCGGCGGGTGCCGAATTGAACGGGGTGCGGCGGAAGACGGTGGTGGCTACCCCGCCCCTGCCGGCGACCACGCCAGCCTCTACCGCCGCTCCTAAGTAG
- the purF gene encoding amidophosphoribosyltransferase has translation MLTTNPYDDDKLREECGVFGVSATDGAAALVALGLHALQHRGQEAAGITTFDGAHFHTHRAMGHVAGNFDRDDVIRSLPGTVACGHVRYSTTGETALRNVQPLYAELSTGGFAIAHNGNISNAMRLRRELVRRGSIFQSTSDTETIIHLVATSNYRTLLDRFIDALKQIEGAYSLIVMTPEGMIACRDPLGIRPLVMGKLGDAVIFASETVALDVVGATFVRAIEPGELVIVQGSEIRSIRPFAPMAARPCIFEWVYFSRPDSIVDDHSIYSVRKAIGAQLAIESPVDADLVIPVPDSGTPAAIGYAQQSGIPFELGIIRSHYVGRTFISPGDKVRHLGVKLKHNANRALIKGKRVILVDDSIVRGTTSLKIVEMMREAGAAEVHMRIASPPTRHSCFYGVDTPEREKLLAAKLDLGGMTGFIHADSLNFISIDGLYKALGEAKRADVRPKYCDACFTGDYPTTLTDHDEGSEVDQFAMLAERVI, from the coding sequence ATGCTGACGACAAACCCTTATGATGACGACAAACTCCGCGAAGAATGCGGGGTGTTTGGCGTTTCGGCCACCGATGGCGCGGCCGCACTCGTAGCCTTGGGGCTGCACGCGTTGCAGCACCGCGGCCAGGAAGCCGCCGGCATCACGACCTTCGACGGCGCACATTTCCACACGCACCGCGCGATGGGCCACGTCGCCGGAAACTTCGACCGCGACGACGTGATCCGCTCGCTGCCAGGCACCGTTGCCTGCGGCCATGTCCGCTATTCGACGACCGGCGAGACCGCGCTGCGCAACGTCCAGCCGCTCTATGCCGAGCTGTCGACCGGTGGCTTCGCGATCGCGCATAACGGCAACATCTCGAACGCAATGCGACTGCGGCGCGAACTCGTCCGCCGCGGCTCGATCTTCCAGTCGACCAGCGATACCGAGACGATCATCCACCTCGTCGCGACGTCGAACTACCGCACGCTGCTCGATCGCTTCATCGATGCGCTGAAGCAGATCGAGGGTGCCTATTCGCTGATCGTAATGACGCCCGAGGGCATGATCGCCTGCCGCGATCCGCTCGGCATTCGTCCCCTTGTCATGGGCAAGCTGGGCGACGCGGTGATCTTCGCCTCCGAGACAGTTGCGCTCGACGTCGTCGGCGCAACCTTCGTCCGCGCGATCGAGCCGGGTGAACTGGTCATCGTCCAGGGCTCCGAGATCCGCTCCATCCGCCCGTTCGCCCCGATGGCGGCGCGGCCGTGCATCTTCGAATGGGTGTATTTCTCGCGCCCCGATTCGATCGTCGACGATCACTCGATCTATTCGGTGCGCAAAGCGATCGGCGCGCAGCTCGCGATCGAATCGCCGGTCGATGCCGACCTCGTGATCCCAGTCCCCGATTCGGGCACGCCGGCCGCGATCGGCTATGCGCAGCAGTCGGGCATCCCGTTCGAGCTCGGCATCATCCGCTCGCACTATGTCGGCCGCACCTTCATCTCGCCCGGCGACAAGGTCCGCCACCTCGGCGTGAAGCTCAAGCACAACGCCAACCGCGCGCTGATCAAGGGCAAGCGGGTCATCCTCGTCGACGACTCGATCGTCCGCGGCACCACCTCGCTCAAGATCGTCGAGATGATGCGCGAGGCAGGTGCCGCCGAAGTCCATATGCGGATCGCCAGCCCGCCGACGCGGCATTCCTGCTTCTACGGCGTCGACACGCCCGAGCGCGAGAAGCTGCTTGCGGCCAAGCTCGATCTGGGTGGCATGACCGGCTTCATCCATGCCGACAGCCTCAACTTCATCTCGATCGACGGCCTCTACAAGGCGCTCGGCGAGGCGAAGCGCGCGGATGTCCGCCCGAAATATTGCGATGCGTGCTTCACCGGCGATTACCCGACGACGCTGACCGACCATGACGAAGGCTCGGAAGTCGACCAGTTCGCGATGCTCGCCGAACGCGTCATCTGA